From the genome of Phytohabitans rumicis, one region includes:
- a CDS encoding FAD-dependent oxidoreductase, whose translation MRIAIAGGGLGGLTLARILHRHGIDAVVYEREESRSARPQGGMLDLHPESGQQALAEAGLAGQFRSQARPEGEEHRILDPAGRTLVHHVPQPGSFSGRPEIDRTALRDLLLDSLPGDTVVWRHRLVAATPRPDEGWELTFDGGHRTGCDILIGADGARSAVRSLLTDVQLSYVATLVELNISDVDRRHPDLADLVGPGNLWCVGVNQILAAQRLGDGRLRVGISLRADDRPIDTYRSKRALLDMFGGWDPRLTALIEAGDGAPAPRLIEAMPTGTRWASRPGITLIGDAAHLMPPVGEGANQAMLDAAELASQLAANPADPDSAIRTYEGAMFTRAHLIAEMSERVQAMMLSPTAAEDIVRFFTARPAEPAPAD comes from the coding sequence ATGCGAATCGCGATCGCTGGTGGCGGTCTTGGCGGGCTGACGCTGGCACGGATCCTGCACCGGCACGGCATCGATGCGGTGGTGTACGAGCGCGAGGAAAGCCGATCCGCGCGGCCGCAGGGCGGCATGCTCGACCTGCACCCGGAGTCCGGCCAGCAGGCCCTGGCCGAAGCGGGTCTCGCCGGCCAGTTCCGGTCGCAGGCGCGGCCCGAGGGCGAGGAACATCGCATCCTCGACCCGGCCGGACGGACCCTGGTACACCATGTGCCGCAACCCGGCTCATTCTCCGGACGTCCCGAAATAGACCGGACCGCACTGCGTGATCTTCTGCTCGATTCCCTCCCCGGCGACACGGTTGTCTGGCGGCACCGGCTCGTCGCGGCGACCCCGCGACCCGACGAGGGCTGGGAACTGACGTTCGACGGCGGCCACCGCACCGGCTGCGACATCCTCATCGGCGCGGACGGCGCGCGCTCGGCCGTCCGGTCGCTGTTGACCGACGTCCAACTGTCCTATGTGGCCACCCTTGTGGAGCTGAACATCAGCGACGTCGACCGGCGCCATCCCGATCTCGCCGACCTGGTCGGCCCCGGAAACCTGTGGTGCGTCGGCGTGAACCAGATCCTGGCAGCGCAACGCCTCGGCGACGGCCGCCTACGTGTCGGGATCTCGCTGCGCGCAGACGACCGCCCCATCGACACATACCGCAGTAAGCGCGCTCTGCTGGACATGTTCGGTGGCTGGGACCCACGCCTCACCGCACTCATCGAGGCCGGCGACGGCGCGCCGGCACCACGCCTGATCGAGGCGATGCCCACCGGTACGCGCTGGGCCAGCCGGCCGGGCATCACCCTCATCGGCGACGCCGCGCACCTCATGCCGCCGGTCGGCGAGGGCGCCAACCAGGCCATGCTCGACGCCGCCGAACTCGCCAGCCAACTCGCCGCCAACCCCGCCGACCCGGACTCGGCAATCCGGACGTACGAGGGGGCGATGTTCACCAGGGCTCACCTGATCGCCGAAATGTCCGAACGAGTCCAGGCGATGATGCTGTCCCCAACCGCGGCGGAAGACATCGTCCGCTTCTTCACGGCCCGGCCCGCCGAACCGGCACCCGCGGACTGA
- a CDS encoding TetR/AcrR family transcriptional regulator produces the protein MDTPYGSAALPVWERPEPQPRAAPVPLSRAKIAATAIRLADAHGLDSLSVRKIAKELGVGPMRLYDYVINRSELLDLMVDVVYARIAEVGQHTAWRATVLAIAHATRDAALEHEWFSDLLGGRPHLGPHALAVGEATAAALSQAPAVRGIDDLQRALGALNAFIIGAIRREVTERRTARSTGTDEAAWQASLGPYLTRMLKTGRYPTVARLVIDGAHLNAEETFNHNLTTVLDGITSRPRT, from the coding sequence GTGGATACACCGTACGGTAGTGCGGCATTGCCCGTTTGGGAACGGCCCGAACCTCAGCCGCGGGCGGCGCCGGTGCCGTTGAGCCGCGCGAAGATCGCCGCCACGGCGATCCGGCTCGCCGACGCGCACGGCCTCGACAGCCTGTCGGTCCGCAAGATCGCCAAAGAGCTCGGCGTCGGTCCGATGCGGCTCTACGACTACGTGATCAACAGATCCGAACTGCTCGATCTGATGGTCGACGTCGTCTATGCCCGGATCGCCGAGGTCGGCCAGCACACCGCGTGGCGCGCCACGGTACTGGCCATCGCCCACGCGACCCGCGACGCCGCCCTTGAGCATGAGTGGTTCTCCGACCTGCTCGGCGGAAGGCCACACTTGGGACCGCACGCGCTCGCCGTGGGCGAAGCGACCGCGGCGGCGTTGAGCCAGGCCCCTGCCGTGCGCGGCATCGACGATCTCCAGCGGGCCTTGGGCGCCCTCAACGCCTTCATCATCGGAGCGATCCGCAGAGAGGTCACCGAGCGACGCACCGCCCGTTCCACCGGCACCGATGAGGCCGCCTGGCAGGCAAGCCTCGGCCCCTACCTCACACGAATGTTGAAAACCGGCAGGTACCCCACCGTCGCCCGGCTCGTCATCGACGGCGCCCACCTCAACGCCGAGGAGACCTTCAACCACAACCTGACCACCGTCTTGGACGGCATCACCAGCCGACCCCGCACGTGA